In Oryza brachyantha chromosome 1, ObraRS2, whole genome shotgun sequence, the following are encoded in one genomic region:
- the LOC102722264 gene encoding probable glucuronosyltransferase Os01g0157700, giving the protein MDTEERSKKRLLLWSRAVVHFSLCFAFGVFAALVPPAATGAPSIDVIGASFRPTVAAATPPLPDLDLLLVVTVARPDEDGMSLEASLTRLGNTLRLVAPPLLWIVVGAENRTATARAVHALRGTGVMFRHLTYAAENFTGRPAGDEVDYQRNVALSHIQLHRLPGVVHFAGASSVYDLRFFEQLRRTRGIAAWPIATVSSSDQTVKLEGPTCSSSQITGWYSEDLSTNTTETTRDSSSSTTQAAVDTNASNQNSSSRPPEINISGVGFKSSMLWDSERFIHREKSTGINQDLIQLVRQMVTDDEDKRRGIPSDCSESQIMLWHLDMPRYTPKIEDQEALEKESPMKVDEEVPSKKVDEEEPVTR; this is encoded by the exons gCCGCCACCGGCGCCCCGTCGATCGACGTCATCGGCGCCTCGTTTCGGccaacggtggcggcggctacgcctcctctccccgacCTCGACCTCCTGCtggtcgtcaccgtcgcgcggccggacgaagacggcatgTCCCTGGAGGCGTCGCTGACGAGGCTCGGGAACACGCTGCggctcgtcgcgccgccgctgctgtgGATCGTGGTCGGAGCGGAGAacaggacggcgacggcgagggcggtgcACGCGCTGCGTGGCACCGGAGTCATGTTCCGGCATCTCACCTATGCCGCCGAGAACTTCACCGGTCGCCCCGCGGGCGACGAGGTAGATTACCAGAGGAACGTCGCGCTGTCTCATATCCAGCTGCATCGGCTGCCCGGTGTCGTGCACTTCGCCGGCGCTTCCAGCGTCTACGACCTTCGGTTCTTTGAACAGCTCAGGCGAACTCG GGGCATTGCAGCATGGCCAATAGCTACTGTGTCATCATCAGACCAGACGGTAAAATTAGAGGGACCAACCTGTAGCTCATCTCAAATCACAGGCTGGTACTCAGAGGACTTAAGTACCAATACAACAGAGACAACCCGGGACTCAAGCAGCAGTACAACACAGGCCGCAGTAGATACCAATGCAAGCAATCAAAACTCAAGCTCTAGACCTCCTGAAATAAACATATCTGGAGTTGGATTTAAGAGCTCGATGCTATGGGATTCAGAGAGGTTCATCCACAGAGAAAAGTCGACAGGCATAAATCAG GATTTAATCCAACTTGTACGACAAATGGTGACTGACGACGAGGACAAAAGAAGAGGCATTCCTTCTGATTGTTCCGAGTCACAGATAATGTTGTGGCACCTTGACATGCCAAGGTACACTCCAAAAATTGAAGACCAGGAGGCTCTAGAGAAGGAAAGTCCAATGAAGGTTGACGAAGAGGTTCCATCAAAGAAGGTTGACGAAGAGGAACCCGTGACAAGATGA
- the LOC102721205 gene encoding cell number regulator 8: MGAAQDNHEEASPLLPQEGAGEKLPPSSPPHPRALEAAKGCADGVPVVMGEPLAAPAGGVPRESWNSGVLSCLGRNDEFCSSDLEVCLLGSIAPCVLYGSNVERFAARPGTFANSCLPYTGLYMLGNSLFGWNCLAPWFSHRTRTAIRQRYNLEGGFEAFAKQCGCCLSLVEDEENREHLEVACDLATHYFCHPCALCQEGRELRRRVPHPGFNGRSVIVMVPPMEQTMGRGM, encoded by the exons ATGGGCGCGGCCCAAGACAACCACGAGGAGGCCAGCCCCCTCCTTCCGCAGGAAGGTGCTGGGGAGAAGCTCcccccgtcgtcgcctccgcatCCGCGGGCGCTGGAGGCCGCCAAGGGCTGCGCCGATGGAGTCCCCGTCGTTATGGGCGAGCCGCTCGCGGCCCCCGCGGGCGGCGTCCCGCGGGAGAGCTGGAACTCGGGGGTCCTCTCCTGCCTTGGCCGCAACGACGAGTTCTGCAGCAGCGACCTCGAAGTGT GTCTTCTTGGAAGCATAGCACCATGTGTGCTGTATGGTAGTAATGTTGAGAGGTTTGCAGCCAGACCAGGAACTTTTGCAAACAGCTGCTTGCCTTACACTGGCCTCTATATGCTTGGGAATTCTCTCTTTGGGTGGAACTGCCTAGCCCCATGGTTCTCTCATCGCACTCGTACAGCTATTCGTCAACGATACAATCTGGAG GGTGGCTTTGAGGCTTTCGCTAAGCAGTGTGGGTGCTGCCTCAGCCTTGTTGAGGATGAGGAGAACCGTGAGCATCTTGAGGTTGCCTGCGACCTTGCAACTCACTACTTCTGTCACCCTTGTGCACTATGCCAAGAGGGACGTGAGCTGCGGCGCAGGGTCCCCCATCCTGGCTTCAACGGGCGGTCTGTCATCGTCATGGTGCCACCCATGGAGCAGACTATGGGTCGTGGCATGTGA